A single uncultured Methanolobus sp. DNA region contains:
- a CDS encoding cupin domain-containing protein: MFSKHSESGYREVLPGILMKTIVHGEKTLMTEFLLKKGSHLPSHEHIHEQTGYMISGKMLLTIGDNTHEVTPGDSWNIPSDTPHEAHVIEDSIAVEVFSPCRDEYLD; this comes from the coding sequence ATGTTCAGCAAACATAGTGAATCAGGTTACAGAGAAGTGCTTCCCGGAATTTTGATGAAAACGATAGTACATGGCGAAAAAACCCTGATGACAGAGTTCTTACTGAAAAAAGGAAGTCATTTACCTTCACACGAACATATTCATGAGCAGACAGGCTACATGATATCCGGGAAAATGCTGCTTACTATTGGTGATAATACGCATGAAGTAACACCCGGCGATTCATGGAATATACCTTCAGATACTCCTCATGAAGCACATGTAATCGAAGATTCCATTGCAGTTGAAGTGTTCTCTCCGTGCAGGGATGAATATCTCGATTGA
- a CDS encoding multidrug efflux SMR transporter: MSYLYLAFAIIFEICGTTCMKLSEGFTKPLPSILIFIFYGISFISFTIALKKIDVSVAYAIWAGLGVAMISLIGHFGFGEPIPLARIAFLALIAIGVIGLHLSSSVN; this comes from the coding sequence ATGAGCTATCTTTACCTGGCGTTTGCCATCATTTTTGAGATATGTGGAACCACATGTATGAAACTATCCGAAGGTTTCACAAAACCCCTGCCATCGATATTGATCTTTATATTCTACGGAATCAGCTTTATATCTTTTACAATTGCACTGAAAAAAATAGATGTCAGTGTAGCCTATGCAATATGGGCCGGACTTGGTGTTGCCATGATATCCCTGATAGGACATTTCGGATTTGGCGAACCCATACCACTCGCCAGAATTGCATTCCTGGCACTGATCGCAATCGGAGTTATAGGACTGCACCTGAGCAGCAGTGTGAACTGA
- a CDS encoding ABC transporter permease: protein METYDISLGGMFFSFVLLLIPVLISYYLNLKLISSTLESAVRMVVQLLFVGVFLTFVFDLNNALLNIAWVFVMVFVASHTVLKNAELKTQNLLPLLTVFMAVTNYAMLLYFNKFIIDLSDLFDARYFIPIAGMVLGNSLKANVIGMENFCNEIQRNENRYLFRLSMGAEKTEALVPYLRKSMRVALKPTIANMATIGIVFLPGMMTGQILAGASPLVAIEYQIAIMLAIYVTTMVNVLLGILALMHRGFDEYGMFKKEMLRNS from the coding sequence ATGGAAACATACGACATAAGTCTTGGGGGCATGTTCTTTTCATTCGTTTTGCTTCTCATACCGGTTCTCATAAGCTATTACTTGAACCTGAAACTTATCTCCTCTACGCTTGAAAGTGCAGTAAGAATGGTCGTTCAGCTGCTATTTGTGGGTGTTTTCCTTACATTTGTCTTTGATCTGAACAATGCACTTCTTAACATTGCGTGGGTATTTGTAATGGTCTTTGTAGCATCACATACCGTTTTGAAAAATGCGGAGTTGAAAACACAAAATTTGTTACCATTGCTGACTGTTTTCATGGCAGTGACAAATTATGCGATGTTGCTTTACTTCAACAAATTCATAATTGATCTCAGTGACCTTTTCGATGCAAGATACTTCATACCTATTGCAGGTATGGTGCTGGGTAATTCCCTTAAAGCCAATGTAATTGGGATGGAGAATTTCTGTAACGAGATACAGAGAAACGAGAACAGGTATCTTTTCCGCCTCTCTATGGGTGCTGAAAAGACAGAAGCTCTTGTCCCATACCTGCGCAAGAGTATGAGGGTCGCATTAAAGCCTACAATTGCAAATATGGCTACAATAGGTATAGTATTCCTTCCGGGAATGATGACCGGTCAGATTCTTGCCGGTGCAAGTCCACTTGTTGCAATAGAGTACCAGATAGCCATTATGCTTGCGATATATGTTACAACTATGGTGAACGTTCTTCTGGGAATACTTGCTCTTATGCACAGAGGATTTGATGAGTACGGAATGTTCAAAAAAGAAATGCTCAGAAATTCCTGA
- a CDS encoding ATP-binding cassette domain-containing protein: MGLLDIQKLSVSYDGKTILSDFNLSVSKGEKILIKGKSGIGKSTIFRIIMGFGNHNSGEVSLDGAPVDAGNIWDIRKKVAYVSQDTDIAEGKVADLIDEVFSFKANKGNSGRDDIENILYELSLSSDLLNKEYTKLSGGEKQRVVLVLALLSGKNIFLLDEVTAELDAGLKQKVADMFFDNPQWTVLAISHDREWETKAMRVIDFSGGVN; the protein is encoded by the coding sequence ATGGGGCTGCTGGATATTCAAAAACTTTCTGTTAGTTATGATGGAAAAACAATTCTTTCTGATTTTAATTTATCAGTTTCAAAAGGGGAAAAAATACTCATAAAAGGAAAATCAGGTATTGGCAAATCAACTATTTTCAGAATAATCATGGGGTTTGGAAACCATAATTCCGGTGAAGTATCTTTGGATGGTGCACCGGTTGATGCCGGCAATATATGGGATATCAGAAAGAAAGTTGCTTACGTGTCTCAGGACACAGACATAGCCGAAGGAAAGGTAGCTGACCTTATTGATGAGGTATTTTCGTTCAAAGCTAACAAGGGCAATAGCGGTAGGGATGATATTGAGAATATCCTCTACGAGTTATCTCTTTCTTCTGACCTGCTGAATAAAGAGTACACAAAGTTGTCTGGCGGTGAAAAACAAAGGGTTGTTTTAGTCTTGGCACTGCTTTCAGGCAAAAATATCTTTCTTCTTGATGAGGTTACAGCAGAACTTGATGCAGGTCTAAAACAGAAGGTTGCGGATATGTTCTTTGATAATCCACAATGGACGGTACTTGCGATCTCTCACGACAGGGAATGGGAAACTAAAGCTATGAGAGTAATTGATTTTTCAGGTGGGGTGAACTGA
- the bcp gene encoding thioredoxin-dependent thiol peroxidase has protein sequence MKTYIEYTMSKNSLTEGQKAPDFCLPDQDENNVCLKDFDGKWIVLYFYPKDNTSGCTKEAQDFTALKGDFESDNAVILGVSKDSVKSHIKFIEKKEIGITLLSDEETTVHQKYDVWRTKKNYGKEYLGTVRSTFLIDAEGNIAKIWDNVKTKEHAEKVLAALKSLKE, from the coding sequence ATGAAAACATACATAGAATATACCATGAGCAAGAATTCACTTACAGAAGGACAGAAAGCTCCTGATTTTTGTCTCCCTGACCAGGATGAGAATAATGTGTGCCTTAAGGATTTTGACGGTAAATGGATTGTTCTTTACTTTTACCCTAAAGATAACACATCAGGATGTACAAAGGAAGCACAGGATTTTACAGCTCTGAAAGGGGATTTTGAATCAGATAATGCAGTAATTCTCGGAGTAAGTAAGGATAGTGTTAAGTCCCACATCAAATTCATCGAAAAGAAAGAAATTGGAATTACCCTTCTTTCAGATGAGGAAACGACAGTTCACCAGAAGTACGATGTATGGAGAACAAAGAAGAACTACGGCAAAGAATATCTTGGAACCGTCAGGTCAACTTTCCTCATTGATGCTGAAGGAAATATTGCAAAGATATGGGATAATGTTAAAACAAAAGAACATGCTGAAAAAGTGCTTGCAGCTCTTAAATCACTAAAAGAATAA
- a CDS encoding V-type ATP synthase subunit D: protein MGVKDVKPTRSELIEIKKKIKLSQSGHKLLKMKRDGLILEFFEILSKAKDVRSELDAAYEEASRKIGIANAVDGTITVKSTAFALQSKPEIELESRNIMGVVVPKIESSSVKKSINERGYGILGTSSYTDEAADAYEHLVEKIILAAEIETTMKKLLDDIEKTKRRVNALEFKVIPELQEAMVFIRLRLEEMERENTFRLKRIKG, encoded by the coding sequence ATGGGCGTGAAAGATGTAAAACCAACTCGATCAGAACTTATTGAGATCAAGAAGAAGATCAAGCTCTCACAGAGTGGTCACAAGCTGCTTAAGATGAAGAGAGACGGTCTTATCCTTGAGTTCTTTGAGATTCTCAGCAAGGCTAAGGATGTCAGATCTGAGCTGGATGCCGCCTATGAAGAAGCTTCCCGTAAGATCGGTATTGCAAATGCTGTTGACGGTACAATTACCGTCAAATCCACAGCTTTTGCACTTCAGAGCAAGCCTGAAATTGAGCTGGAAAGCCGCAACATCATGGGTGTAGTCGTTCCAAAGATCGAGTCATCCAGTGTAAAGAAGTCCATAAACGAAAGAGGTTATGGTATTCTTGGTACCAGTTCATACACCGATGAGGCAGCAGATGCATATGAGCATCTTGTAGAAAAGATCATCCTTGCAGCAGAGATAGAGACAACCATGAAAAAGCTTCTTGATGATATCGAGAAGACAAAAAGGCGTGTCAATGCTCTCGAGTTCAAGGTCATACCTGAACTTCAGGAAGCAATGGTCTTCATTAGGCTCCGTCTCGAAGAGATGGAGAGGGAAAACACCTTCAGACTCAAGAGGATCAAAGGATAA
- a CDS encoding ATP synthase subunit B, producing the protein MTKEYKTITEIAGPLIFLEKTEPVGYNELVHINLPDGTTKRGQVLDTSADIVAVQVFEGTGGLNEESGVVFSGETIKLPVSKDMLGRILSGAGEPLDGGPRIVPEDRVDVNGASMNPYSRMPPEDFIQTGISTIDGTNTLVRGQKLPIFSGSGLPHNEIALQIARQAKVPGSDEPFAVVFAAMGITNEEAQYFMEDFEKTGALERAVVFLNLADDPAVERIITPRMALTAAEYLAYEHDMHVLVILTDITNYCEALRQMGAAREEVPGRRGYPGYMYTDLASLYERAGVIKGLKGSVTQFSILTMPGDDITHPIPDLSGYITEGQIVVSRELHRKGIYPPINVLPSLSRLMNSGIGEGKTRDDHKAVSDQMYAGYAEGRDLRGLVAIVGKEALSERDQKILEFADLFEDRFVRQGRDEDRSIEDTLQVGWDILSELPVALLTRIDNKYIEKYHPAHKSN; encoded by the coding sequence ATGACCAAGGAATATAAGACGATTACAGAGATCGCAGGTCCTCTGATCTTCCTCGAGAAGACAGAACCTGTAGGTTACAATGAACTCGTTCACATCAACCTTCCTGACGGAACAACAAAAAGGGGTCAGGTTCTTGATACCTCTGCTGATATTGTAGCAGTTCAGGTATTCGAAGGTACAGGTGGACTCAACGAAGAGTCCGGTGTAGTGTTCTCCGGTGAGACCATTAAGCTCCCTGTATCAAAGGACATGCTCGGTCGTATCCTGTCCGGTGCAGGTGAACCACTCGATGGTGGACCACGTATCGTTCCAGAAGACAGAGTAGATGTAAACGGTGCATCAATGAATCCATATTCAAGGATGCCACCAGAGGACTTTATCCAGACAGGTATCTCCACAATTGACGGAACAAACACCCTCGTTCGTGGACAGAAGCTTCCTATCTTCTCAGGATCAGGTCTTCCACACAACGAGATCGCTCTTCAGATCGCACGTCAGGCAAAAGTTCCAGGTTCCGATGAACCTTTCGCAGTAGTATTTGCTGCAATGGGTATCACAAACGAAGAAGCCCAGTACTTCATGGAGGACTTCGAGAAGACCGGTGCTCTTGAAAGAGCTGTGGTTTTCCTTAACCTTGCAGACGATCCTGCTGTAGAACGTATCATCACACCAAGGATGGCTCTTACAGCTGCAGAGTACCTTGCATACGAACACGACATGCACGTACTTGTTATCCTTACTGACATCACTAACTACTGTGAAGCACTCCGTCAGATGGGTGCAGCCCGTGAAGAAGTGCCAGGTAGACGTGGTTACCCAGGTTACATGTACACTGACCTTGCATCACTCTACGAGCGTGCAGGTGTTATCAAGGGATTGAAGGGTTCAGTTACTCAATTCTCAATCCTCACCATGCCTGGTGACGATATCACTCACCCGATCCCTGACCTTTCAGGATATATCACAGAAGGACAGATCGTAGTTTCAAGGGAACTTCACAGAAAGGGTATCTACCCACCTATCAATGTACTGCCATCCCTTTCCCGTCTGATGAACTCAGGTATCGGTGAAGGAAAGACCAGAGATGATCACAAAGCTGTATCTGACCAGATGTATGCTGGTTATGCAGAAGGTCGTGACCTCAGAGGTCTCGTGGCTATCGTAGGTAAAGAGGCATTGTCCGAGAGAGACCAGAAGATTCTCGAATTCGCTGACCTGTTCGAAGACAGATTCGTACGTCAGGGAAGAGATGAAGACAGGTCAATTGAAGACACTCTCCAGGTTGGCTGGGATATTCTCTCCGAGCTTCCTGTGGCTCTGCTTACCAGGATCGATAACAAGTATATCGAGAAGTACCACCCTGCTCACAAGAGCAACTAA
- a CDS encoding ATP synthase subunit A, giving the protein MEMKGEIYRVAGPVVTIMGIKPKMYDVVHVGHEGLMGEVIRIKGDKATVQVYEDTSGIKPGEPVVNTGMSLSVELGPGLLESIYDGIQRPLKVLQEKMGDFISRGVTANGLDREKLWEFKPVVTSGDSVKGGQTIGIVQETMNVEHKIMVPPTVSGTVEEIKSGKFKVDETICVLTDGTEISMMQKWPVRMPRPVEKKFIPRRPLITGQRILDGLFPVAKGGTAAIPGPFGSGKTVTQQQLAKWSDTDIVVYIGCGERGNEMADVLNEFPELQDPKTGRPLMERTVLIANTSNMPVAAREASVYTGITIAEYYRDMGYDVSLMADSSSRWAEAMREISSRLEEMPGEEGYPAYLSARLSEFYERAGAVKSLSAEEGSITVIGAVSPPGGDFSEPVTQNTLRIVKVFWALDAKLAQRRHFPSINWLTSYSLYTQGLSDWFSENVAPDWVPLRDNAMDLLQQESELQEIVQLVGSDALPEDQQLILEICRMLREYFLQQNAYHPVDTYCPFDKQYKLLKAISKYSDMAQAALESGIPMKDILSVESKDDLAKVKFEEDFDNALNVVLSKMDKEFAALGGN; this is encoded by the coding sequence GTGGAAATGAAAGGTGAAATTTATCGTGTGGCCGGACCTGTCGTTACTATCATGGGTATCAAACCAAAGATGTACGATGTGGTACACGTTGGTCACGAAGGTCTTATGGGCGAAGTTATCAGAATTAAAGGTGACAAAGCTACTGTTCAGGTATATGAGGATACATCTGGTATCAAGCCAGGTGAGCCTGTAGTGAACACTGGAATGTCCCTCTCTGTAGAACTCGGTCCAGGTTTATTAGAAAGTATCTATGATGGTATTCAGAGACCTCTGAAAGTACTTCAGGAAAAGATGGGGGACTTTATTAGCAGAGGTGTAACTGCCAACGGTCTTGACCGTGAAAAACTATGGGAGTTCAAGCCAGTAGTAACAAGTGGTGACTCCGTAAAGGGCGGTCAGACAATAGGTATCGTACAGGAAACAATGAATGTTGAGCACAAGATCATGGTGCCACCAACAGTTTCCGGTACAGTTGAAGAAATAAAGTCCGGAAAGTTCAAGGTAGATGAGACTATCTGTGTACTCACAGACGGTACCGAAATCTCCATGATGCAGAAGTGGCCTGTAAGAATGCCACGTCCTGTAGAGAAGAAATTCATTCCAAGAAGACCTCTTATTACAGGTCAGAGGATTCTTGACGGTCTCTTCCCAGTAGCAAAGGGCGGTACAGCAGCTATCCCTGGTCCATTCGGTTCAGGAAAGACTGTTACACAGCAGCAGCTTGCAAAGTGGAGTGACACTGACATTGTGGTATATATCGGATGTGGAGAACGTGGAAACGAGATGGCTGATGTACTGAACGAGTTCCCAGAACTCCAGGATCCAAAGACCGGTCGTCCACTCATGGAACGTACAGTTCTTATAGCAAACACATCCAACATGCCTGTAGCTGCTCGTGAAGCATCTGTTTACACAGGTATCACAATTGCAGAATACTATCGTGACATGGGTTATGATGTATCACTCATGGCTGACTCATCATCCAGATGGGCAGAAGCAATGAGAGAAATTTCCTCAAGGCTTGAAGAAATGCCTGGTGAAGAAGGTTATCCTGCATACCTGTCTGCAAGACTCTCTGAGTTCTATGAGCGTGCAGGTGCAGTAAAGTCACTTTCAGCAGAAGAAGGCTCAATCACCGTTATTGGTGCAGTATCACCTCCTGGTGGTGACTTCTCAGAGCCTGTTACACAGAACACCCTCCGTATCGTAAAAGTGTTCTGGGCACTGGATGCAAAACTTGCACAGAGGAGACACTTCCCATCCATTAACTGGCTTACAAGTTACAGTCTGTACACTCAGGGTCTTTCTGACTGGTTCTCAGAGAATGTTGCACCTGACTGGGTACCACTCAGGGACAATGCAATGGATCTTCTCCAGCAGGAATCTGAACTTCAGGAGATCGTACAGCTCGTCGGTTCCGATGCACTTCCGGAAGATCAGCAGCTTATCCTTGAGATCTGCCGTATGCTCAGGGAATACTTCCTCCAGCAGAACGCATATCACCCTGTTGACACCTACTGTCCATTTGACAAGCAGTACAAATTGCTCAAAGCAATTTCCAAGTACAGTGACATGGCACAGGCAGCACTGGAATCAGGTATTCCAATGAAGGATATCCTTTCAGTCGAGTCAAAGGACGATCTTGCAAAGGTCAAGTTCGAAGAGGACTTTGATAATGCACTGAATGTTGTTCTGTCCAAGATGGACAAAGAATTTGCAGCACTTGGAGGCAACTAA
- a CDS encoding V-type ATP synthase subunit F — MELAVVGNSEFVTGFRLAGVKKIFEVNNGELEPAVEKILEDREVGILIMHGDDLSGLPEMLRNTISDSVEPTVVTLGGSGESSNLREKIKQSVGVDLWK, encoded by the coding sequence ATGGAATTAGCAGTAGTCGGAAATAGCGAGTTTGTAACAGGTTTCAGGCTTGCTGGTGTCAAAAAGATATTTGAAGTTAATAATGGCGAACTTGAGCCTGCTGTAGAGAAAATACTTGAGGATCGAGAAGTCGGCATTCTGATAATGCACGGTGATGATCTGAGTGGACTACCGGAGATGTTGAGAAACACTATCAGCGATTCTGTTGAGCCAACTGTTGTGACTCTCGGTGGTAGTGGTGAAAGTTCGAACTTAAGGGAAAAAATAAAGCAATCGGTAGGTGTAGATCTGTGGAAATGA
- a CDS encoding V-type ATP synthase subunit C, with protein sequence MQLLQKFKRGNSKKSQSKGHANYAYTTARVRAMKSKLLPKETYPRLMNMSIDEITRFIEESEYKEDVDELARSYEGVDLIEHALNRNLAETFTKLLNISDGDVNFLIGEKLKKFDIWNIKTILRGKYCNASTEEILDAIVAAGRMSYTSLSDLAAKATYEEVISELANTEYYPILKNYDGTNLSEIENQLDKMYYTGLFDAISGSKSKDRKLFEEFTRMGIDLKNLITLFRLKKSGITDPEVMNLMIDGGLRCKLKETERLLPLSFADFVSELENNPYWDVISDIVKPDMDSLIDVETRLKHHRLKSAASFSHVYPISIVPIMDYMLSKQNEISNLRIIIRGKAANLNDETIKEQLVI encoded by the coding sequence ATGCAGCTGTTGCAGAAATTTAAGCGTGGTAATTCCAAAAAATCCCAGTCAAAGGGTCATGCAAATTATGCATATACCACAGCACGTGTACGTGCAATGAAAAGTAAGCTTCTGCCAAAGGAGACCTATCCTAGGCTCATGAATATGAGCATTGATGAAATTACCAGATTCATTGAAGAATCTGAGTATAAAGAGGATGTCGACGAACTGGCAAGGAGCTATGAGGGTGTAGACCTTATTGAGCATGCCCTTAACAGGAATCTCGCAGAAACCTTCACGAAATTACTTAATATTTCAGATGGTGATGTAAACTTCCTTATCGGTGAGAAACTCAAGAAGTTTGATATCTGGAATATTAAAACAATTCTGCGTGGTAAATATTGTAATGCATCTACAGAAGAGATCCTTGATGCTATTGTTGCAGCAGGAAGAATGAGTTATACTTCTCTTTCAGACCTTGCAGCAAAAGCAACATATGAGGAAGTTATTTCTGAGCTTGCAAATACTGAATACTACCCTATATTGAAGAACTATGATGGTACAAATCTTTCAGAGATCGAGAATCAGCTTGATAAGATGTACTATACCGGTTTGTTTGACGCAATAAGCGGTTCAAAATCCAAAGATCGCAAGCTGTTCGAGGAATTTACCAGAATGGGCATTGATCTGAAAAACCTAATTACCCTCTTCCGTTTGAAGAAATCAGGAATTACTGATCCTGAGGTAATGAATTTGATGATCGATGGTGGATTAAGGTGCAAGCTTAAGGAAACAGAAAGACTGCTGCCTTTATCCTTTGCAGACTTTGTATCTGAGTTAGAGAATAATCCTTACTGGGATGTCATCTCTGATATTGTAAAACCGGATATGGATTCATTAATTGATGTCGAGACCAGACTGAAACATCACAGGCTTAAATCTGCAGCAAGCTTTTCACATGTTTATCCGATCTCAATTGTACCAATCATGGACTACATGCTAAGCAAACAGAACGAGATAAGCAACTTACGGATAATCATTCGTGGTAAAGCTGCCAACCTCAATGATGAAACTATCAAGGAACAGTTGGTGATCTGA
- a CDS encoding V-type ATP synthase subunit E → MGLETVVKDIMDAAQAEVSKLDSDADAEVALILDEAKQNAKRIMGERLAKAEDDIKKIRQQEISSANLEVKRTLLNARKEVLEKVYVQAVETISEFSPEKNEALLRELITTYEANGSKIYSNAASEEIVKKLSSLEYAGNIDCLGGVVIENEDGTIRLDYTYDVILKSVNERLLKQTSDILFG, encoded by the coding sequence ATGGGACTAGAAACTGTTGTTAAAGATATCATGGATGCTGCTCAGGCAGAAGTTTCCAAACTGGATTCTGACGCAGATGCAGAAGTAGCTCTGATTCTCGATGAGGCAAAACAGAATGCTAAAAGAATTATGGGTGAACGTCTTGCAAAGGCAGAAGATGATATTAAGAAAATAAGGCAGCAAGAAATATCCAGTGCAAATCTTGAAGTGAAGCGCACATTGCTCAATGCACGCAAGGAAGTACTCGAAAAAGTATATGTCCAGGCTGTAGAAACCATTTCAGAGTTTTCTCCTGAGAAAAATGAGGCACTCCTTAGGGAACTCATAACAACATATGAGGCAAATGGCAGTAAGATCTATTCCAATGCTGCTTCTGAGGAGATTGTCAAGAAGTTATCTTCACTCGAATACGCCGGCAACATTGATTGTCTTGGTGGCGTAGTGATCGAGAATGAAGATGGTACTATCAGATTGGATTATACTTACGATGTCATCCTTAAAAGCGTGAATGAGCGGTTGTTGAAACAGACATCTGATATCTTATTCGGGTGA
- a CDS encoding V-type ATP synthase subunit K yields MVTEAVTTMDASGLKAIGAGLAVGLTGIASALAEKDIGSAAIGAMAENESLFGKGLILTVIPETIVIFGLVVALLIK; encoded by the coding sequence ATGGTAACAGAAGCAGTAACAACAATGGACGCATCAGGATTGAAAGCAATTGGAGCAGGACTCGCAGTAGGTCTCACAGGTATTGCATCCGCTCTTGCAGAGAAGGACATCGGTAGCGCAGCAATCGGTGCAATGGCAGAGAATGAGAGCCTTTTCGGTAAGGGTCTTATCCTGACTGTAATTCCAGAAACAATTGTTATCTTTGGTCTGGTAGTTGCACTGTTGATCAAATAA
- a CDS encoding V-type ATP synthase subunit I, protein MLNVKQMNRAVIVGHKSIFEETVDALHKANLFQIEDFNEDGSGLRIGRPFEKIDEVSKKLIKIRSIASLLGVKDVESKSKDAETSVLSNLDATLDKLDAELDVKTEDKSKLETELKELDSLKKELLPFANISLDLDLYRGYEHLAVFAGNVKEDVGNVVSKVTSAYEMFYDAKEGTVVIFVSKDKATDVSNALAGSGYRELRIPVASGVPSESLKSLISKESGLVKQIESIDAEIESLKDKYADFILSSNEVLSVEAQKSEAPLRVATSDSTFMIDGWVPAEDFSELERIVKEATNGRAFVSMQEMTKADEKIVPIEYNNSKIASPFQEIMDLYARPVYKELDPTFLIFISFPLFYGMILGDIGYALILLAMALGIKKMISSEAIKPLMNILIYCQISTLIFGVLYGEFLGFSLASLHTEHETVSGLIPGFETINLFASPVGDEIITFPVHRTHLVMTMIIATALVGFIHINIGYLLGFINENKKHGMSAAIFEKGSWFVIEIGLILAIIGYAAALPSFATIAGVVVFLIGFVMLLKGEGIKGPIELPSLLSNSLSYTRIIAVGLSSIYIASTVNLIAFEMIWQPGTPIGVATIGAIIVFLLGHGLNTVLSIIAPGLHSLRLQYVEFFGKFYEGGGRKYNPFGYIRKYTEE, encoded by the coding sequence ATGCTTAATGTAAAGCAGATGAATCGTGCCGTAATTGTTGGCCATAAAAGCATTTTTGAAGAAACGGTCGATGCTCTGCACAAAGCTAATCTGTTCCAGATCGAAGATTTCAATGAAGATGGTTCCGGTCTCCGTATAGGAAGACCTTTTGAGAAGATTGATGAAGTGTCAAAGAAACTTATCAAGATAAGATCCATTGCCAGTTTACTTGGCGTTAAGGATGTTGAATCAAAAAGTAAAGATGCTGAGACTTCAGTTCTTTCTAACCTTGATGCAACTCTTGATAAACTCGATGCTGAACTTGACGTTAAAACTGAGGATAAAAGCAAGCTTGAAACCGAGCTTAAAGAGCTTGATTCCCTGAAGAAGGAATTACTTCCTTTTGCTAACATTTCTCTTGACCTTGACCTTTACCGTGGATACGAGCACCTTGCTGTATTTGCAGGAAATGTAAAGGAAGATGTCGGAAATGTGGTTTCTAAAGTCACTTCTGCATACGAAATGTTTTATGATGCAAAAGAAGGCACTGTGGTTATATTTGTCTCTAAAGACAAAGCAACTGATGTATCCAATGCTCTTGCGGGCTCAGGTTACAGGGAACTTAGAATCCCGGTTGCAAGTGGTGTACCTTCTGAATCTCTTAAAAGTCTCATCTCAAAGGAATCTGGATTAGTTAAACAGATAGAGTCTATTGATGCAGAGATAGAGTCACTTAAAGATAAATACGCTGATTTCATTCTTTCAAGTAATGAAGTTCTGTCAGTGGAAGCTCAGAAGTCAGAAGCACCTCTGAGGGTTGCTACATCAGACAGCACTTTCATGATTGATGGATGGGTTCCTGCAGAAGATTTCTCTGAACTGGAGCGCATTGTGAAAGAAGCTACAAATGGAAGGGCTTTCGTTTCCATGCAGGAAATGACAAAAGCGGATGAAAAGATTGTACCAATCGAGTACAATAATTCTAAGATCGCTTCTCCTTTCCAGGAAATCATGGATCTTTATGCAAGACCTGTTTATAAAGAACTCGATCCTACTTTCTTGATATTCATTTCTTTCCCACTCTTTTACGGAATGATTCTTGGTGACATTGGATATGCACTTATATTGCTTGCAATGGCACTCGGAATAAAGAAGATGATATCTTCAGAAGCTATCAAGCCACTCATGAACATTCTGATATATTGTCAGATATCTACTCTGATATTTGGTGTGTTATATGGTGAGTTTTTGGGATTCTCGCTTGCAAGTCTTCATACAGAGCATGAAACAGTATCAGGTTTAATTCCTGGTTTTGAAACAATCAATCTCTTTGCATCTCCAGTCGGGGATGAAATTATCACTTTCCCTGTTCACAGGACTCATCTTGTGATGACCATGATCATTGCAACCGCTCTTGTCGGTTTCATTCATATTAACATTGGTTATCTTCTTGGTTTCATCAATGAGAACAAGAAACACGGGATGTCAGCAGCTATTTTTGAGAAAGGAAGCTGGTTCGTTATTGAAATCGGTTTGATCCTCGCAATTATCGGATATGCAGCAGCACTTCCATCCTTTGCAACGATCGCAGGTGTAGTTGTCTTCTTAATAGGATTTGTAATGCTTCTCAAGGGAGAAGGTATCAAAGGACCTATCGAGTTGCCATCACTACTCAGTAACTCACTGTCTTACACTCGTATCATAGCTGTAGGTTTGTCATCCATCTATATTGCGTCAACTGTCAATCTGATCGCTTTTGAAATGATCTGGCAGCCAGGTACGCCAATAGGTGTGGCAACAATCGGTGCAATTATAGTGTTCTTACTTGGACACGGATTAAATACTGTCCTGAGTATTATCGCCCCCGGTTTACACTCACTCAGGTTACAGTATGTAGAATTCTTCGGAAAATTCTACGAAGGAGGGGGACGCAAATACAATCCATTTGGATATATTAGAAAATACACGGAGGAATAA